A genomic segment from Candidatus Omnitrophota bacterium encodes:
- the metW gene encoding methionine biosynthesis protein MetW — protein MISKRKEDLRLDHKVIGEMIGAGAMVLDMGCGDGDLLEYLVESKGVRGSGVEISEEAIYKCVEKGLSVSHGDIDTGLREYPDKMFDYVIFNQSMQQVHRPKEAISEALRIGKRVIIGFPNFCYYRARLQIFFGGHVPVTPSLPYSWHDTPNLHFLSIKDFIRFCRERNIKIEKQVFLSDNGIVRFMPNLFALNGVFQLANG, from the coding sequence ATGATAAGCAAGAGAAAAGAAGACCTAAGGCTCGACCACAAGGTGATCGGCGAGATGATCGGGGCGGGGGCCATGGTGCTGGATATGGGCTGTGGTGACGGGGACCTGTTGGAATACCTTGTCGAGAGCAAGGGAGTACGTGGCAGCGGTGTTGAAATAAGCGAAGAGGCGATATATAAGTGTGTCGAAAAAGGCCTGAGCGTTTCGCACGGTGATATTGATACCGGCCTCAGGGAATACCCGGACAAGATGTTCGATTATGTTATCTTCAACCAGAGCATGCAACAGGTCCATAGGCCCAAAGAGGCGATCTCCGAGGCCTTGCGCATAGGGAAAAGGGTGATCATCGGGTTCCCGAATTTCTGTTATTACAGGGCAAGGTTGCAGATATTCTTTGGAGGGCATGTGCCTGTTACTCCTTCGCTGCCGTATTCCTGGCACGATACGCCTAACCTTCATTTTCTTAGCATTAAGGATTTCATACGGTTCTGCCGGGAAAGGAACATCAAAATAGAGAAACAAGTGTTCCTTTCGGATAATGGGATAGTCAGGTTTATGCCTAATTTGTTCGCCCTGAACGGCGTTTTTCAACTGGCGAACGGCTAA
- the cysK gene encoding cysteine synthase A: protein MNIYDDITRTIGRTPLLRLKRICAGLPAEILAKAEFFNPLGSVKDRIGLAMIEAAEKDGRLKKGAVIIEPTSGNTGIALAFVCAAKGYKLILTMPDTMSAERRALLRIFGAEVILTPGEKGMKGAVERAEELVSQTTGAFMPQQFENPANPEAHRRTTALEILEDTEGKVDILVAGIGTGGTITGIGSVLKENNPLIRIIGVEPATSPVLSGGMPGPHKIQGIGAGFVPKVLKKELIDEIITIQDEEAGDHARRLAKEEGILVGISSGANVAASVKLAATEENRGKTIVTILCDTGERYLSTWLFNDGV, encoded by the coding sequence ATGAACATATACGATGATATCACCAGGACGATAGGGAGAACACCGCTTCTAAGGCTCAAAAGGATATGTGCCGGGCTCCCGGCGGAGATACTGGCCAAGGCGGAGTTCTTTAACCCCCTGGGAAGCGTAAAGGACAGGATCGGGCTGGCCATGATAGAAGCGGCGGAAAAAGATGGTAGGCTGAAGAAGGGCGCCGTGATAATCGAACCCACAAGTGGGAATACGGGTATTGCCCTGGCTTTCGTGTGTGCCGCCAAGGGATATAAGCTCATATTGACCATGCCTGATACGATGAGCGCGGAAAGACGGGCGCTCCTGCGCATATTCGGGGCCGAGGTCATCCTTACGCCGGGAGAAAAAGGCATGAAAGGGGCGGTTGAAAGGGCGGAGGAACTGGTCTCCCAGACTACTGGCGCGTTCATGCCGCAGCAGTTCGAGAACCCCGCTAATCCCGAAGCCCACAGAAGGACCACGGCCCTGGAGATACTGGAGGATACCGAAGGCAAGGTCGATATACTGGTCGCGGGGATAGGTACGGGAGGCACAATAACAGGTATTGGTAGCGTGCTTAAGGAAAATAACCCGCTTATACGGATAATAGGGGTAGAACCTGCCACATCGCCGGTACTTTCCGGAGGGATGCCGGGGCCGCACAAGATACAGGGTATTGGAGCAGGGTTCGTGCCTAAGGTCTTGAAAAAAGAATTGATAGATGAGATAATAACGATTCAAGATGAGGAGGCCGGTGATCATGCCCGCAGATTGGCGAAAGAGGAAGGCATTCTCGTGGGGATATCCTCGGGGGCCAATGTGGCCGCGAGTGTAAAACTGGCGGCGACCGAAGAGAACAGAGGAAAGACAATAGTTACCATACTTTGTGATACGGGCGAGAGATATCTTAGCACATGGCTTTTCAATGACGGAGTATAG
- a CDS encoding O-acetylhomoserine aminocarboxypropyltransferase/cysteine synthase — MVDIKKGKGTLGIHAGYEPDPVTGARAVPLYQTASYVFKDTTHAAELFELKQFGNIYSRIMNPTVDALEKRLAALEGGVAGLATASGQSAITISILNLASEGDEVVSSSSLYGGTYTLFHYTLQKLGIKFKFVDPTDPENFRKAITSRTKALYSETLGNPRLDALDIRKVADIAHSNGIPLIIDNTVGTPFLVNPIEHGADIIVHSTTKYIGGHGTSIGGAIVDAGRFDWTGGKFPQFTEPDPSYHGIKFTEAFGDVPGMGNIVFAIKARLSLLRDIGACMSPFNAFLFLQGLETLHLRMPRHSENAMGIARFLKGHEKVTWVNYPGLEDHPQHAVASKYFRNGWYSGLLGFGIKGGLEAGKKFINSLRLFSHLANIGDAKSLAIHPASTTHQQLTDQERKAAGVSDDFIRLSIGIEDVADLVADLEQALEKV; from the coding sequence ATGGTAGATATCAAAAAGGGAAAAGGTACTTTAGGTATACACGCGGGATATGAACCCGATCCCGTGACCGGGGCCAGGGCCGTGCCGTTATACCAGACGGCTTCTTATGTTTTCAAGGATACTACGCACGCGGCTGAGCTCTTCGAACTTAAACAGTTCGGGAACATATATTCCCGTATCATGAACCCAACGGTCGACGCGCTGGAGAAACGGCTGGCGGCTCTTGAAGGAGGAGTAGCTGGTCTGGCTACCGCATCCGGACAATCCGCAATAACGATAAGTATTTTGAACCTGGCTTCCGAGGGGGATGAAGTGGTCTCCTCCAGCAGTCTTTACGGAGGCACATATACGTTGTTCCATTATACATTGCAGAAGTTGGGTATAAAATTCAAGTTCGTAGACCCGACGGATCCCGAGAACTTCAGGAAAGCCATAACATCGCGTACGAAGGCCCTGTATTCCGAAACGCTTGGGAACCCCAGGCTTGACGCGCTCGACATAAGGAAGGTCGCCGATATAGCCCATTCTAACGGTATCCCCCTTATCATCGATAACACTGTCGGTACACCTTTCCTGGTCAATCCGATAGAGCATGGCGCGGATATAATCGTACACTCAACAACGAAGTATATAGGAGGGCACGGGACATCCATAGGCGGCGCGATCGTTGATGCCGGCAGGTTCGATTGGACCGGAGGGAAGTTCCCGCAGTTCACCGAACCCGATCCCAGTTATCACGGTATAAAGTTCACCGAGGCTTTCGGGGATGTCCCCGGTATGGGGAATATCGTGTTCGCTATTAAAGCGAGATTAAGCCTTCTTCGGGATATAGGCGCTTGTATGAGCCCTTTCAACGCTTTCCTGTTCCTGCAGGGGTTGGAGACATTGCATCTCAGGATGCCGAGACACAGCGAGAACGCCATGGGGATAGCGCGATTCCTGAAAGGGCATGAGAAAGTGACATGGGTGAATTACCCCGGGCTGGAAGACCATCCGCAGCATGCCGTAGCCAGTAAATACTTCCGGAACGGTTGGTATTCAGGGCTTCTGGGCTTCGGGATAAAAGGCGGACTTGAGGCGGGAAAGAAGTTCATCAATTCGCTCAGGCTTTTCAGCCATCTGGCCAATATAGGTGACGCTAAAAGCCTGGCGATACATCCCGCGTCCACTACTCACCAGCAGTTAACCGACCAGGAACGTAAAGCCGCGGGTGTGTCCGATGATTTTATCAGATTATCCATAGGGATAGAGGATGTCGCGGACCTTGTGGCGGACCTGGAACAGGCCCTTGAAAAGGTATGA
- a CDS encoding Rrf2 family transcriptional regulator, with product MLEKKVYYFLKIITLFAFSGQKDFSIKEVARRTGISIKVLEQVLLALKNKGILGSKRGPGGGYRLIKDVSNMSIMDVLSLTGKEIRILPALAEPGRNIIDNVMVDILGAVEGELKELLSRKLIKDLVAGMKARATENGLTYII from the coding sequence ATGCTCGAAAAAAAAGTATATTATTTTTTGAAGATCATCACGCTGTTCGCTTTCAGCGGGCAGAAGGATTTTTCCATAAAAGAAGTAGCCAGGAGAACGGGCATATCCATAAAGGTGCTTGAGCAGGTGCTGTTGGCGTTGAAGAATAAAGGCATCCTTGGCAGTAAGAGGGGTCCGGGAGGGGGATACCGGCTGATCAAGGACGTATCAAATATGTCGATCATGGATGTATTAAGTTTGACGGGAAAAGAGATAAGGATATTGCCGGCCCTTGCGGAACCCGGCAGGAATATCATAGACAACGTGATGGTCGATATCCTTGGCGCGGTTGAGGGTGAACTTAAGGAATTGCTTTCGCGCAAGCTGATAAAGGATCTGGTGGCCGGGATGAAAGCCAGGGCGACGGAGAACGGTTTGACATATATAATATGA
- a CDS encoding metallophosphoesterase family protein, with protein sequence MKTGRVNMVRIIVYVVLALVVYSFLPMISFLFVKGAPAEENNQAAIRELGGNKGVYFSFIVLGDNHNGMVFNDSATLKLIWQMNREDRFRKVPIDFVLDAGDVSLDGNERHFKAYKKMQALIKYPVISAIGNHDDEKLFREYCGEADVSFVNRNSYFILLNNSRGDPAEERFEWFEEELKKGQSYDHIFVTLHKPPFDPYQQEWYNEDNSPWAYRFRKLCAAYGVDMVFSGHKHMFKHAEFDGVDYIVSGGGGMLIEIPESDGGYLHYVRVMVNNDYVTYEVRKVTPPFWEILTYYMWKELLYKFRDFYGTGYIFGRNSRILPIREDRVNDEKYWFPE encoded by the coding sequence ATGAAAACGGGGCGCGTTAACATGGTCCGTATAATAGTTTACGTGGTGTTGGCCCTTGTCGTGTACTCATTTCTACCCATGATATCGTTCCTGTTCGTCAAGGGCGCCCCGGCTGAAGAGAACAACCAGGCCGCCATACGGGAACTCGGAGGGAACAAGGGCGTGTATTTTTCCTTCATTGTTCTTGGTGATAACCATAACGGCATGGTGTTCAACGATTCGGCCACGCTCAAGCTTATATGGCAGATGAACCGGGAGGACAGGTTCCGGAAGGTGCCTATCGATTTCGTGCTTGATGCCGGGGACGTGAGCCTCGATGGTAATGAGAGGCATTTTAAGGCCTACAAGAAGATGCAGGCGCTCATCAAATACCCTGTTATATCGGCTATAGGCAACCATGACGATGAAAAACTATTCAGGGAGTATTGCGGCGAAGCTGATGTTTCTTTTGTCAACAGGAACTCTTATTTTATCCTCCTCAATAACAGTCGGGGAGACCCTGCCGAGGAACGGTTCGAATGGTTCGAGGAAGAACTGAAGAAGGGACAGTCGTACGACCATATTTTTGTAACATTACATAAGCCGCCGTTCGATCCTTACCAGCAGGAATGGTATAATGAGGACAATTCTCCCTGGGCGTATCGGTTCAGGAAATTATGCGCGGCTTACGGGGTCGATATGGTCTTTTCCGGACATAAGCATATGTTCAAGCACGCGGAGTTCGATGGTGTGGATTATATCGTTTCTGGGGGCGGGGGCATGCTAATAGAGATCCCGGAGTCTGACGGAGGCTATCTGCATTATGTGAGGGTAATGGTCAATAATGACTATGTTACGTATGAAGTGCGTAAAGTAACACCGCCTTTCTGGGAAATATTGACCTATTATATGTGGAAGGAACTGCTCTACAAGTTCAGGGACTTTTATGGTACGGGGTATATTTTCGGCAGGAATTCCAGGATACTTCCCATAAGGGAAGATCGGGTCAATGACGAAAAATACTGGTTCCCTGAATAG
- a CDS encoding flavin reductase family protein, producing MRMKEVPLPQATRLVNHGPVVLVSSVNDGHVGITPVAWHMPISKDPPMVALTVGEGHYIHKCILENGDFVINIPSPDMAGIVVECGSCSAKDTDKTKIAGVSLSEASKVTSPYVEGALGRLECSLVRDEHTRATYDIIIGKVLYAAACPDLFDGHWRFSGSAGSTLHHLGGRMFCVPREELMDLRKDK from the coding sequence ATGAGGATGAAAGAAGTACCCTTACCGCAGGCGACGAGGCTTGTTAATCACGGGCCTGTGGTGCTGGTCTCATCGGTGAATGATGGCCATGTGGGGATAACTCCCGTCGCGTGGCATATGCCTATATCAAAGGACCCGCCCATGGTGGCGCTTACGGTGGGCGAGGGACATTATATACATAAATGTATACTTGAGAACGGTGATTTCGTGATAAACATACCGTCCCCGGATATGGCTGGGATCGTGGTGGAATGTGGTTCCTGCTCGGCGAAGGATACCGACAAGACGAAGATAGCGGGCGTGAGCTTGTCCGAGGCAAGCAAGGTCACGTCCCCGTATGTAGAGGGAGCCCTGGGGAGGCTTGAGTGCTCTCTTGTGCGTGACGAGCATACCAGGGCCACATATGACATTATCATAGGGAAAGTATTGTATGCCGCCGCGTGTCCTGATCTATTCGACGGGCATTGGAGGTTCTCCGGATCCGCGGGGTCTACCCTGCATCATCTGGGAGGCAGGATGTTTTGCGTGCCGCGGGAAGAACTTATGGACCTCAGGAAGGATAAGTGA
- the greA gene encoding transcription elongation factor GreA: MGLDRVRLTRDGRDRLCRELEYLKGERRRQIARDLAEARSHGDLSENAEYDAAKEAQAMNEKKVAELEDTLIHAEIIDDSNMARDEALIGATVKVRDLKSGDEYTYMLVSEEESDFDENKISISSPVGKALLGHKVGGVVQVKVPAGVIEYEIVEITR, from the coding sequence ATGGGGTTGGATCGTGTAAGGCTTACGAGGGACGGAAGGGACAGGCTCTGCAGGGAGCTTGAATATCTTAAGGGGGAGAGGCGGAGGCAGATAGCCAGAGACCTTGCGGAAGCCCGTTCCCATGGTGATCTGAGCGAAAATGCTGAATATGATGCCGCGAAAGAGGCACAGGCCATGAATGAAAAAAAAGTAGCTGAGCTGGAAGACACGCTCATACACGCGGAAATAATCGACGATAGTAATATGGCCAGGGATGAGGCGCTTATAGGGGCCACGGTAAAGGTCAGGGACCTTAAGAGCGGGGATGAATACACCTATATGCTGGTATCCGAAGAAGAGTCAGATTTCGATGAGAATAAAATATCCATATCCTCTCCTGTGGGGAAGGCGCTTCTTGGGCATAAGGTCGGGGGTGTGGTGCAGGTGAAGGTCCCTGCTGGTGTTATTGAATACGAGATAGTGGAGATAACGAGATGA